The following coding sequences lie in one Natrarchaeobius halalkaliphilus genomic window:
- a CDS encoding ParA family protein translates to MGHSRGAGCDERRGNETRAGAEMRGITVTLQKGGVGKTTVAINLAERLATRDNDVLLVDVDPQGSATEGVGCGDAYTAERSLRHVLERTDPLDPGALCRPVAGDTRFDLLPSNAELQHVSRRIYGDDSGELLFYRRIVKPLADEYDWVVFDAPPTIGPLSNAALIATRQVVLPLQLSKPSADALIRTVTNQLFSLNDRLSDPIDILSIVPNRVKGDNEEKRVLEAIEDSQFEPYLPSFSRSDRLETSPGPGIRERIAFRRAYRDGVPLSTYDPNADMLERFETLAAIVENRSTESV, encoded by the coding sequence TTGGGACACAGTAGAGGCGCGGGCTGCGACGAGCGTCGGGGGAACGAAACGCGCGCCGGAGCCGAGATGAGGGGGATAACCGTAACACTTCAAAAAGGGGGAGTAGGAAAGACCACGGTCGCGATCAACCTGGCAGAACGACTCGCGACTCGAGACAACGACGTGCTTCTCGTCGACGTGGATCCACAGGGAAGCGCCACGGAGGGCGTCGGATGCGGGGACGCCTACACCGCAGAGAGGTCTCTCAGGCACGTCCTTGAGCGAACCGATCCGCTCGATCCGGGCGCGCTCTGTCGGCCGGTGGCGGGCGATACCCGGTTCGATCTCCTTCCGTCGAACGCGGAACTGCAGCACGTGAGTCGCCGGATTTACGGCGATGACAGCGGTGAGCTGTTGTTTTACCGGCGAATCGTCAAGCCACTCGCAGACGAGTACGACTGGGTCGTCTTCGATGCGCCGCCGACGATCGGACCGCTTTCGAACGCCGCGTTGATCGCGACGCGACAGGTTGTTCTCCCGCTTCAGCTATCCAAACCGAGTGCGGATGCGCTGATCCGAACCGTCACGAACCAGTTGTTTTCGCTCAACGACCGCCTCTCCGATCCGATCGATATCCTCTCGATCGTTCCGAACCGGGTCAAAGGCGATAACGAGGAGAAACGCGTCCTCGAGGCGATCGAGGACAGCCAGTTCGAGCCGTATCTCCCGTCGTTTTCCCGCTCGGATCGCCTGGAAACATCACCTGGGCCCGGTATCCGAGAACGGATCGCGTTCCGTCGCGCGTACCGGGACGGCGTCCCGCTGTCGACGTACGATCCGAACGCGGACATGCTCGAGCGATTCGAGACGCTCGCGGCCATCGTCGAGAACCGATCGACCGAGTCGGTGTGA